GGCGAGTGAGGTCACTCCGAAGGCATCGGTCTCCTTCAGCGGCAACTCCCTCGCCTGCTGCCAGTCGCTGGTACGGAAAAGGGTCACCCCCCCGTTCAGCTCCACCCCCCAGCCCACGGCGAGGGTCTTTCCATCAGGGCTGAAGGCAAGAGAACGAGCGGCACTCATTCTATTGCCCATGCCGCTGCCGATCAGCAGGTCTGCCACCTTCTTTTCACTCCGGACATCCCACACCTGCGCCTTACCGATTGCGCCCTGTGCATTGCGCGCCCCGGCCACAAGTCTTCCGTCGGGGCTGAACGCAACTGCCGTCATGCCCTGCAAACTTTTGCTCTCGCTGGGCGACTTCAATTGTGCGATCGGCTTTCTCGTGTCGCCACGGCTGTCCCAGACAGTGATGCCGCCGAGGTCGCTGTCAAAATCGGGCAAGACGAATTTGCGGTTGTAGCCGAGAGCTAGCAGTCCACCTCGGCCGAAGGCGACGGCGGTGGAACCCATGGCGTTCTCGGCAGCCAGATCGCTCAGCCTGCGGTTGGTAGTGGCGTCCCAGACCGTAACTCGGTCCTCCAAGGTGATGGCGAGCCGCTTGCCGTCCGGGCTGTACGCAATATGGCTGCCGTGCTGAGACTTCCCCAGATCAAGGGTGCTTAAAGGGGTCATCACGAGGCTGCCGGGGGCCTTCGCTCCGCTCCGCTTCTTGCTTCCGGACGCGTCATCGGAGCCTGACAACAGTACGGTCGCGGTACTTGCGACACCGAGCACACCGGCACCGCCCACGGCGAGGAGCAGTGCCCGCCGCCGGGACCAGTGCTGCCCAGCCGAGTCTGCCGCCTGCACAGCCAGGGGCGGCGGCAGCCAGCCGACGGCCCTCGCCGCGGACGGGGCAAACCGGCGAACCAGTACCTCCGGGCCGGGCCGTCGTTCCGGGTCCTTTGCCAGCGCAGCGGCGAGTGGCGAGCGCAGTGGTTCCGGTACTGCTGTGAGATCTGGGTCGTCCTCGATGATCGACCGTAGTGTTTCCGTACCCAGCCCATCTCTGAACGGCGCGCGCCCGGTGAGGGCCAGGACCAGCAGTCCGGCCAGCGCGAAGATGTCCGACTCCGGTCCGGCGTGGTGACCACGAGCCTGCTCAGGAGCGAGAAACCGGCCATCGACCGCGTTCACTGTGCGAGATGGATCGGCGGCGGCAAACGCGCGGACGGCAGCGAAAGAGGTAAGCCTGGGCCCGTCGGTGGCGAGCAGTACCTTGTGCGGCTGGAGCGCAGTGTGCACCAGCCCCGCGCCGTGCAGGGCGGCTAGTGCCTCGGCCAGTCCTGCGCCCAACACCCTTACGGAGTCGAACGGAAGGGGACCGGCCGCCCGCACCGCTTCGGCGAGTGAGGCACCAGGGACGTACTGGGATGCCACCCACGGCCGGTCGGCTGTGGGGTCGGCGGCCACTGTCTCCGGCAACCCTGTCCCCCTGACCCGCCCCAGCACGTCCAACTCCTGGGCGAGCCGACGCCGGAATGCCTCATCCCCGGCGAGTTGCAGCGCGATCACCTTCACCGCGACCGCGCGGCCGCTGCGGGCCCGCCCCAGAAAGACCGCTCCCGTGCCCCCTTGCCCCAGCCGTGCTTCCAGCCGGTACGGCCCTGCCTGCCGCGGGTCGTCCGCGCCCAAAGATTGCCCCGTCCCTGAGCTCATGTCTAAGTCTCCTATTCTGCGAACCAGTTGACGTCCCACCATGTGATACCGGATGTCTCCGCGAGGGCGCCCTGTGAACCAACGCCTGGCACGTTACGACCCGTTACTGCCTGTCCAGGGGCCACACCATCGAATAATCATCACCCGCTCGACGGCTTAACGGCGCGCGGTCCGGGAAAATACGCCGGTGACCGGCATTCTCCAGTCCGCTGCGGTGCGTTCGGGGACCTGGATCCGACACCTGCCTGCGGAATGCCGCTGTATGGCCAGCAAAAGCGCCGCCGATCCTTGCGTGGGAGTCGGCTCGGTCATGTCGTTCCCTTCGGTCGGTCGGTAGCCCGTAGGGCCGACAGCCGGTCGCCTACCACCGGCACGAGGCGATGATCAGGAGCAGGAGAAGTGCGATGCCGATCAGCGGGAGGCAGCCGCTGGATTGGGGGTTCTTCCGGTTGGTCTCGACGCTGCCGCCCGGAACGAGACGGGGGTGGCGGTCGGCATAGTGGGCGACCGAGAGGTCCTCGGCCTCGGACTGGGTGGTCCACCGTGTGGAGAAACCACATTCGCCGCACCGGTAGCGGTATGCCATGTCGGCTCCTTGACGTGACGTGACGGGAAGGATGGGCGGGTGGTGTCACACCGGCCTCGGTGTGGACGGATACGGGCTGGAGGGCCGGCCGACGGGGTCAGTGATGAAAGACCGGCCCCGCGCGGCCATGGAGGGCGGCGCCCGCTCGTCGGAGGAGCGGCCAGGGCCTGGCCGGCGGACACAGCGAGCCGTGGGAAGGGGTGGGGAACGGCCGAACCGTTCCCCACCCGGTGCCGCTCCGCACGGAGCGGGCGCGCGGTCAGGAGCGCTGCGCCGTGTCCTCGCACAGAGCCGTGTCCAGGAGTTCGCGCAGCTGGCCGACCGGTGGGTTGACCTGGAACAGCGCGTTGGTCACGACGGATGCGTGCCGGCCGTTCTCGGCGACCAGGGTCTTCGACGTGTAGCCAGGCACCCCGCCGCTGTGGCCCCAGGCCACGATGCCGCAGGACAGCTCGTTCCTGTGGATGCCGAGGCCGGCGCTGACACCGGGTTCGGCCTCCCGCACCTTCTGCATCTCGGCCAGGCCCGCGGCCGAGACGACCTTGCCCGCGACCAGTGCCTGGTAGAAGGCGGTGACGTCCTTCAGTGTCGAGATCATCGCTCCCGCGCTGCTGAAGAGGGACGGGTCGTAGGTGAGGGCGGGCGTCCAGAAGTAGAAGCTCCCGACGCGCAACCCGTGATAGCCGTTGACGGCCGGGGTCGGCAGGGCGCGGTCGCCGGGGGCGGGGAAGACGGTTCGGCTCAGGCCCAGCGGTTCGATGACGCGCTTGGTGACGGTCTCGTGCACCGGCTGCCCCGTCACCTTCTCGACCAGCATGCCGAGGATCAGATAGTTGGTGTTGGAGTAGGTGAAGCCGGCCCCGGGTGCGGAGACCGGTGCGAAGCTCAGCCCCTTGCGCACCAACTCGGCCAGTGCGTATGTGCCGTCCGGGTTGGATACGGGCTTGTCGATGACCACCTGCGGGTTGAACGCGGCGAGGCCGCCGGTGTGCTGCAGCAGATGGCGCACGGTGATCCGGGTGCCGTCGTAGCCGTTGCCGGTGACCACACCGGGCAGGTAGTCCGCGATGGGCGTATCCAGCGAGACCTTGCCCTCGTCGACCAGTTGCAGCAGGACCACCGCGGTGAAGGTCTTGGTCTGGCTGCCGATGCGGAAGTGCTCGTCCGGCCGGATGGGTCGGACGCTGTTGATGGTCCCCGTGCCCGCCGACAGGGTCCAGGACTGACCGGGGCCCCCGGCGTGGATCGCGGCGCCCGGGCCTGCGCTTGCCTGGAACGCCTTGAGCGCCGCGAGGGTTGCGGTGTGATCGTCCTCGGCAGTCCCGGCGTGCGCCGCCGGGGCCGCCAGCGTCAGCATCGTCGCGCACACGGCGCCGACCACGAGGGAGAGTTTCGTGCTGTTCCGTTTGATCACCATGGTGTCCACTCCTTGGAGAAAGGTCACTGCGATGTCAGTTCGTTGCCGCTGTTGCGAAGGCGGCTTCCAGACGTGGGACGTAGTCCGCGAACGCGGGGGCCCAGCAGCCGTAGTTGTGGCCGCCGTCGCACGTGGGGGAGAGCGATGCCCCGTTGCCGTAGTCGACGAGTCTGCCGGGGATGCCGAGGCGGTCCAGACGGGCCTTCACGGTAGCGGCAGCAGTCGCGGTGCGGGCGTCGATCAGGCCCCGGTCACCGGTGTAGAGCGTGACCTCGGTGTCGTGGAGCTTGGAGAGGTTGGCCGGAGCGGCGGGATCGTAGGCGTTCCAGAGGCGGTCGGCGCCCAGAATCGGGTACGGCGAGCCGAAGACCGCGTCGCTGTCGACGTACGGGCCGTAGCCGGTGCACGCGCCGGTGCCGGACGAGCTGGAGGAACTGCTCACCGCGCACCAGGCACCC
The nucleotide sequence above comes from Streptomyces sp. NBC_01116. Encoded proteins:
- a CDS encoding protein kinase family protein, producing the protein MSSGTGQSLGADDPRQAGPYRLEARLGQGGTGAVFLGRARSGRAVAVKVIALQLAGDEAFRRRLAQELDVLGRVRGTGLPETVAADPTADRPWVASQYVPGASLAEAVRAAGPLPFDSVRVLGAGLAEALAALHGAGLVHTALQPHKVLLATDGPRLTSFAAVRAFAAADPSRTVNAVDGRFLAPEQARGHHAGPESDIFALAGLLVLALTGRAPFRDGLGTETLRSIIEDDPDLTAVPEPLRSPLAAALAKDPERRPGPEVLVRRFAPSAARAVGWLPPPLAVQAADSAGQHWSRRRALLLAVGGAGVLGVASTATVLLSGSDDASGSKKRSGAKAPGSLVMTPLSTLDLGKSQHGSHIAYSPDGKRLAITLEDRVTVWDATTNRRLSDLAAENAMGSTAVAFGRGGLLALGYNRKFVLPDFDSDLGGITVWDSRGDTRKPIAQLKSPSESKSLQGMTAVAFSPDGRLVAGARNAQGAIGKAQVWDVRSEKKVADLLIGSGMGNRMSAARSLAFSPDGKTLAVGWGVELNGGVTLFRTSDWQQARELPLKETDAFGVTSLAFTPDGRTLAGSFGGLALWDVPVGRLIARVGTANDGNQTLAVSPDGRTVALGGGGHASAGRVALYDLRTRKQRVTVPSGRSGTSDLAFHPDGRTLAGAVTTAKMVSAVQLWTLE
- a CDS encoding serine hydrolase domain-containing protein; the encoded protein is MVIKRNSTKLSLVVGAVCATMLTLAAPAAHAGTAEDDHTATLAALKAFQASAGPGAAIHAGGPGQSWTLSAGTGTINSVRPIRPDEHFRIGSQTKTFTAVVLLQLVDEGKVSLDTPIADYLPGVVTGNGYDGTRITVRHLLQHTGGLAAFNPQVVIDKPVSNPDGTYALAELVRKGLSFAPVSAPGAGFTYSNTNYLILGMLVEKVTGQPVHETVTKRVIEPLGLSRTVFPAPGDRALPTPAVNGYHGLRVGSFYFWTPALTYDPSLFSSAGAMISTLKDVTAFYQALVAGKVVSAAGLAEMQKVREAEPGVSAGLGIHRNELSCGIVAWGHSGGVPGYTSKTLVAENGRHASVVTNALFQVNPPVGQLRELLDTALCEDTAQRS